From Xiphophorus hellerii strain 12219 chromosome 9, Xiphophorus_hellerii-4.1, whole genome shotgun sequence, a single genomic window includes:
- the LOC116725561 gene encoding ras-related protein Rab-11B-like, producing the protein MGTRDDEYDYLFKVVLIGDSGVGKSNLLSRFTRNEFNLESKSTIGVEFATRSIQVDGKMIKAQIWDTAGQERYRAITSAYYRGAVGALLVYDIAKHLTYENVERWLKELRDHADNNIVIMLVGNKSDLRHLRAVPTDEARAFAEKNTLSFIETSALDSTNVEEAFKNILTEIYRIVSQRQISDRSAHDDSPGNNVVDISVPPTMDGQRGNKLPCCQSL; encoded by the exons GAGATTCGGGCGTGGGGAAGAGTAACCTGCTGTCCCGTTTCACCCGGAATGAGTTCAACCTGGAGAGCAAGAGCACCATCGGGGTGGAGTTCGCCACCCGCAGCATCCAGGTGGATGGGAAGATGATAAAGGCTCAAATTTGGGACACAGCAGGACAGGAGCGCTACAGAGCAATCACCTCAGC GTACTACCGGGGCGCGGTCGGAGCGCTGCTAGTCTACGACATTGCCAAGCACCTGACGTACGAGAACGTAGAGCGCTggctgaaggagctgagggaCCACGCCGACAACAACATCGTCATCATGCTGGTGGGGAACAAGAGCGACCTCCGCCACCTCAGGGCCGTGCCCACCGACGAGGCTCGAGCCTTCGCGG AGAAGAACACTCTGTCATTTATTGAAACGTCAGCCCTGGACTCCACTAATGTAGAAGAAGCATTCAAGAATATTCTCACAG AAATCTACCGGATTGTATCTCAGAGGCAAATATCAGACAGATCTGCGCACGACGATTCTCCAGGCAACAACGTCGTGGACATCAGTGTCCCTCCAACCATGGATGGGCAGAGGGGGAACAAACTGCCCTGCTGTCAAAGCCTGTGA